AAATCATGCTCTATACTTGAGGCTACTTTCACAAGACACAAACACAGCACCCAAATATCCTTCATTTTACACGTTTACAAGTTCATAATAAACGTAAACCTAAAATTAAACGCTATTTGGATTAATTACAACActgcaaacaaattaaaacacgACTAATTTTATGTGCTACAAAAACGCTTCAATTGGATGGGTTATAATCTGGCCACATAATTTGGTAGGCTAATATCCTTCATGAGCTGGTTTGCTGTCATTTGTCAAAGACTTCAGTCCCGTTCAggaacaataatattttattttccgtAGCCAAACAAAACTGCATACATCGCTGCACAGTGATTTTAGGTTTTGCCCACTTCGTGGTTTTACTAGCTGATTAAATAATCCTAAGCAGATTGAGATCTCCAAAGCTCGAACAATTCTGAACTAACTAAATTATTGAGAAAtcttagatatttaaaaaatatatgtaattgtCTATGAATTAAAAAGTTGTAATTAATTCCACTTTGTCATTGTCATTCCTTCTGTCAGATTCttgaaattttgtaaaaatggCGTTCAGCTTTCCAGCCTTTTCTTACATTATAGCGTTAATAGTTGACGCATTCCttatatttttctcaatattcCATGTTATTGCGTTTGACGAACTAAAAACTGACTATAAAAATCCAATAGACCAGTGTAATAGTCTAAACCCGGTGCGTATTTATACCTGCGTGCAATCAAAGTTCATCGGAGTTCAATTGAGTATCTAACCTTAATCTAATTTTCAGTTGGTGTTACCGGAGTACTTGCTGCATTTATTAATAAACGTCCTGTTCTTATTGTCGGGAGAATGGTTTTCACTGTTAATAAACATTCCATTGATCTTGTATCATCTGCACAGgtaaatattacaaacatatttaGGTTATGTTATGATAATTTTGAGGACAGTGTAAGGACAAGGTCTTTTGTTTAACAATGTAATGACACCTTGAAACAGTGTTCGCGGTGAATACTAACTAGAAAAACGCAATATGCGCAATACAAATACAGTGCACATAAAAAGTGTACTGTTCCAATTCATTGGATAAGAATCACAGTCTGCCTTGTTTATCTTTGTTCAAGCCAATTTCCTTATTtcatacgggtgtttaaagtgATAAGATTCACAGTAAAACACCATGTATTACAAGAATTCCAAAGGCAACATCAACAtctttaattatgataattaactACAGAGGTTGAATGAAATCATAGAGAtactaattagcaaaatgaaTTGTCATTACATGGTCTTATCTAGActttagttacctacctacctaccaacattatacagatataatttaataaaacttcaagtttttcaaaaagtttctGATT
This genomic window from Helicoverpa armigera isolate CAAS_96S chromosome 13, ASM3070526v1, whole genome shotgun sequence contains:
- the LOC110373338 gene encoding protein cornichon, translating into MAFSFPAFSYIIALIVDAFLIFFSIFHVIAFDELKTDYKNPIDQCNSLNPLVLPEYLLHLLINVLFLLSGEWFSLLINIPLILYHLHRYYTRPVMSGPGLYDPTSIMNADVLTVCQREGWIKLAFYLLSFFLYLYGMIVVLIAA